Proteins encoded by one window of Cylindrospermum stagnale PCC 7417:
- a CDS encoding TVP38/TMEM64 family protein: MTNRFFEKILRNFFQLSISTLFILSIDFILNTKFAWAEESVKTNSFNLQAILHNALQWIDSLGTVGAIAFITIYIIATVAFLPGSILTLGAGVIFGVFWGSVYVFIGATLGATAAFLVGRYLARGWVANKIADNKKFAAIDEAVGREGLKIVLLTRLSPIFPFNLLNYAFGITGVTLKDYFIGSLGMIPGTIMYVYIGSLAGNLALIGTETQPTNPTLQWAIRILGFIASVAVTIYVTRIAQKALEEEVL, translated from the coding sequence ATGACAAATCGATTTTTTGAGAAAATACTGAGAAACTTTTTCCAGTTGAGTATCTCCACATTATTTATACTCAGCATAGATTTTATATTAAATACAAAATTTGCCTGGGCGGAAGAATCTGTGAAGACAAATTCTTTCAACCTCCAAGCCATTTTACACAATGCTTTGCAGTGGATTGATAGCTTAGGAACAGTGGGAGCAATTGCTTTTATTACCATCTATATTATTGCAACTGTGGCATTTTTACCAGGCTCAATTCTCACCTTGGGAGCTGGTGTTATTTTTGGTGTATTTTGGGGTTCTGTCTATGTATTTATTGGTGCAACTCTCGGTGCTACAGCGGCGTTTTTGGTGGGACGTTATTTAGCTAGGGGTTGGGTTGCCAATAAAATTGCCGATAACAAAAAGTTTGCTGCTATTGACGAAGCTGTGGGGAGAGAAGGATTAAAAATTGTCTTGTTAACCCGACTTTCCCCAATATTTCCGTTCAACTTATTAAACTACGCTTTTGGAATTACAGGAGTTACACTCAAAGACTATTTCATCGGTTCTTTAGGGATGATTCCAGGAACAATTATGTATGTTTACATCGGTTCCCTAGCTGGAAATTTAGCGCTGATTGGGACTGAGACTCAACCTACCAACCCTACCCTACAATGGGCAATTCGCATTCTGGGTTTTATAGCGTCAGTCGCCGTAACAATTTATGTTACCCGTATAGCGCAAAAAGCTTTAGAAGAAGAAGTTTTGTAA